One window from the genome of Mucilaginibacter ginsenosidivorans encodes:
- the metH gene encoding methionine synthase has protein sequence MDIRKELQKRILVIDGAMGTMIQRYQLTEEDFRGERFKNHPSDLKGNNDLLNITRPDVIKAIHKEYLDAGADIIETNTFSTQRISLADYHMEDLAYELSYEGAKLAREAVDEYNTEHPGKPRFVAGAVGPTNRTASMSPDVNDPGYRAVTFDDLAEAYYEQVRGLVDGGSDILLIETIFDTLNAKAALFAIKRYENECMAAGKDHPAFRNTGGIMISGTITDASGRTLSGQTVEAFWNSVRHGNLLSVGLNCALGAKEMRPHLEELSAKADVFISAYPNAGLPNEFGGYDEMPHETAHFIEDFIGSGMVNIVGGCCGTTPDHIRHIAEKAAKGAPREVPQTEPYLRLSGLESVILTPETNFANIGERTNITGSPKFSKLILAEDYEGALTVARQQVEGGAQVIDVNMDEGMIDSEAAMVKFLNLIASEPDIAKLPIMVDSSKWTVIEAGLKCLQGKGIVNSISLKEGEEKFKDQARKILSYGAAVVVMAFDEQGQADSLARRIEICKRSYDILVNELNFPPQDIIFDPNILTVATGLEEHNNYAVDFIEATRWIKQNLPLAKVSGGVSNISFSFRGNNTVREAMHSAFLYHAIKAGLDMGIVNAGMLEVYEEIPKDLLEKVEDVLLNRRPDATERLVEFADTIKSKGKEIVRDEEWRKGTVEERLSHALVKGIIEYLDDDVEEARLKFAKPLEVIEGPLMDGMNVVGDLFGSGKMFLPQVVKSARVMKKAVAYLLPFIELEKQRVIDAGEDSSGSRANAGKVLMATVKGDVHDIGKNIVGVVLACNNFEVIDLGVMVPAQRIIEEARKHQVDIIGLSGLITPSLDEMVHFAKEMDREGFNIPLIIGGATTSRIHAAVKVAPNYQHGVVHVLDASRSVTVCSNLMNRDTRDSYIQSIKDEYEKAREAHLNKRSDKRFVSIDDARKSKMEINLNGAMPARPTFTGTKVIEAYPLEELVPYIDWTPFFHTWELRGSYPKIFDDKFVGTEAKKLFDDAQALLKKIVSEKLLQANGVIGFWPAASVGDDIELYTDESRKQLLTRIHTLRQQAEKVKGEPYYALADFIASKESGIPDYFGGFAVTAGIGCDELVAQFEKDHDDYNSIMAKALADRLAEAFAEKMHELVRREYWGYAKDEVLSNEDLIKEQYQGIRPAPGYPACPDHTEKTTLFDLLKAEDNAHMHLTESLAMTPAASVSGFYFAHPQARYFGLGKISKDQIEDYAKRKNMSVETVERWLGPNINY, from the coding sequence ATGGATATTAGAAAAGAGCTACAAAAACGCATACTGGTTATTGACGGCGCAATGGGTACCATGATACAGCGGTACCAATTGACCGAGGAGGATTTTCGTGGCGAGCGTTTTAAAAACCACCCTTCTGACCTTAAAGGCAATAATGACCTGCTCAACATCACACGCCCGGATGTGATCAAAGCGATCCATAAAGAATATTTGGACGCCGGTGCGGATATTATCGAAACCAATACCTTCAGCACGCAACGGATATCGCTTGCCGATTATCACATGGAGGACCTGGCTTACGAGCTAAGTTATGAAGGTGCAAAGCTTGCCCGCGAAGCTGTTGATGAATATAACACCGAACACCCGGGCAAGCCCCGCTTTGTTGCGGGGGCAGTAGGCCCCACTAACAGGACGGCTTCCATGTCGCCCGATGTGAACGACCCCGGGTATCGCGCCGTTACATTTGACGACCTGGCCGAAGCTTATTATGAGCAGGTACGTGGCTTGGTCGACGGCGGTTCGGACATCTTACTGATCGAAACTATTTTTGATACACTCAATGCAAAAGCAGCCCTATTCGCTATAAAACGTTACGAAAACGAATGTATGGCAGCCGGCAAAGATCACCCGGCTTTCAGGAATACAGGCGGCATCATGATATCGGGTACCATTACGGATGCTTCCGGCCGTACGCTCTCGGGGCAAACGGTTGAGGCATTCTGGAATTCGGTTCGCCATGGCAATTTATTATCTGTCGGGCTCAACTGCGCTTTAGGCGCCAAAGAAATGCGCCCGCACCTGGAAGAGTTGTCGGCAAAAGCTGACGTTTTTATCTCCGCCTATCCCAATGCCGGTTTACCCAATGAGTTTGGCGGTTACGATGAAATGCCGCATGAGACCGCGCACTTTATCGAGGATTTTATCGGATCGGGCATGGTTAATATCGTTGGCGGATGCTGCGGCACCACTCCCGATCACATCCGTCACATTGCCGAAAAAGCTGCAAAGGGCGCGCCCCGCGAGGTACCCCAAACCGAGCCTTATTTAAGGCTCAGCGGTTTGGAATCTGTTATCCTGACACCCGAAACCAATTTCGCCAACATAGGCGAGCGTACCAATATTACCGGTTCGCCTAAATTCTCGAAGCTTATACTGGCCGAAGATTATGAAGGCGCGCTAACCGTTGCCCGCCAGCAGGTAGAGGGCGGCGCCCAGGTCATCGATGTGAACATGGACGAGGGGATGATCGATTCGGAAGCGGCGATGGTGAAGTTTTTGAACCTGATCGCGTCCGAACCTGATATCGCCAAATTGCCCATCATGGTCGATTCATCCAAATGGACCGTTATCGAAGCCGGGTTGAAATGTTTGCAGGGCAAAGGCATAGTAAACTCGATATCGCTGAAAGAGGGGGAAGAAAAATTTAAGGACCAGGCCCGTAAAATATTAAGCTACGGCGCGGCCGTGGTGGTGATGGCTTTTGACGAACAAGGCCAGGCCGATTCATTGGCCCGCCGTATCGAGATCTGCAAGCGCAGCTATGATATACTGGTGAACGAGCTTAATTTTCCACCGCAGGACATTATTTTCGACCCGAACATATTGACGGTTGCTACCGGCTTAGAGGAGCACAACAACTATGCAGTTGACTTTATTGAGGCTACCCGCTGGATAAAACAAAACCTGCCGCTGGCCAAAGTAAGCGGGGGAGTAAGTAATATTTCGTTCTCGTTCCGCGGTAACAATACTGTGCGCGAGGCTATGCACTCGGCGTTTCTTTACCATGCTATCAAAGCTGGCCTGGATATGGGCATTGTGAACGCAGGTATGCTGGAAGTTTACGAAGAGATACCGAAAGACCTGCTTGAAAAGGTAGAAGATGTGCTGCTTAACCGCCGCCCTGATGCTACCGAGCGATTGGTAGAGTTTGCAGATACCATCAAATCAAAAGGCAAAGAGATCGTTCGCGATGAAGAATGGCGCAAGGGAACGGTTGAAGAACGCTTGTCACATGCTTTAGTAAAAGGCATTATTGAATATTTGGATGACGACGTGGAAGAGGCACGTTTAAAATTTGCCAAGCCATTGGAAGTAATTGAAGGTCCGCTGATGGATGGCATGAACGTGGTAGGCGACCTGTTTGGTTCGGGTAAGATGTTTTTACCGCAGGTGGTAAAATCGGCCCGGGTAATGAAAAAGGCGGTTGCTTATTTACTGCCTTTTATTGAACTGGAAAAGCAGCGTGTGATAGATGCCGGCGAGGACAGTAGCGGCAGCCGTGCCAATGCAGGCAAGGTATTAATGGCCACCGTTAAAGGCGATGTGCACGATATCGGCAAAAATATAGTGGGTGTGGTACTGGCCTGTAATAATTTCGAGGTGATAGACCTTGGGGTAATGGTTCCTGCACAGCGGATCATTGAAGAGGCAAGGAAACACCAGGTGGATATTATAGGATTAAGCGGACTGATCACGCCATCGTTAGATGAAATGGTTCACTTTGCCAAAGAAATGGACCGCGAAGGCTTTAATATTCCGCTGATTATTGGCGGGGCGACAACCTCGCGGATACATGCGGCCGTAAAGGTTGCACCCAACTACCAGCATGGCGTGGTACACGTGCTTGACGCTTCGCGAAGTGTTACGGTTTGCAGTAATTTGATGAACCGCGACACCCGTGACAGTTACATCCAAAGCATAAAAGATGAGTATGAAAAGGCCCGCGAGGCACATTTGAACAAACGTTCGGATAAGCGCTTTGTGAGCATTGATGATGCCCGGAAATCAAAAATGGAGATCAACCTGAATGGGGCGATGCCGGCAAGGCCAACGTTCACGGGCACAAAAGTAATAGAGGCCTATCCGTTGGAGGAACTGGTGCCTTATATCGATTGGACGCCGTTTTTCCATACCTGGGAACTGCGTGGCAGTTATCCTAAAATATTTGATGATAAGTTTGTCGGCACAGAGGCCAAAAAGCTATTCGATGACGCCCAGGCATTATTGAAAAAGATCGTCAGCGAAAAACTGCTGCAGGCAAACGGCGTTATCGGTTTCTGGCCTGCCGCAAGCGTTGGCGACGATATTGAATTATATACCGACGAAAGCCGCAAGCAACTGCTTACACGCATTCATACCTTGCGCCAACAGGCCGAAAAGGTAAAGGGCGAACCCTATTATGCTTTGGCCGATTTTATCGCATCAAAAGAAAGCGGAATACCTGATTACTTTGGAGGCTTTGCCGTAACAGCAGGCATAGGCTGCGACGAACTGGTGGCGCAGTTTGAAAAGGATCATGACGATTATAACAGCATCATGGCTAAAGCATTAGCCGACCGTTTGGCCGAGGCCTTTGCCGAAAAAATGCACGAGCTGGTGCGTCGCGAATATTGGGGTTATGCAAAAGACGAGGTTTTGAGCAACGAGGACTTGATAAAAGAACAATACCAGGGCATACGTCCGGCACCAGGTTATCCAGCCTGCCCGGATCATACTGAAAAGACAACACTGTTCGATTTGCTGAAGGCTGAAGATAACGCACACATGCACCTGACCGAAAGCCTGGCCATGACACCGGCGGCATCCGTAAGCGGGTTCTATTTTGCGCATCCGCAGGCACGGTATTTTGGCTTAGGAAAAATAAGCAAGGATCAAATTGAAGACTACGCCAAGCGGAAGAATATGTCCGTGGAAACAGTGGAACGCTGGCTGGGGCCGAATATAAATTATTAG
- a CDS encoding glycoside hydrolase family 97 protein: MKLRALLSLCLFFACTIALAQNTKVYHVKSPDGKIDLMVSVGKTIEWSVKHEDTEVILPSEVSLTLGDGMVFGDDVKVKDAKPSSGNQVINTPLYKKDKITDNYNQLTLTFRNDYGMIFRAYDDGAAYRFFTSKAYEITIANEEANFNFKDDDKAYLPFVNDYRHHDKFNTSFEALYDRLNISAIKKDTLAFMPVLVDLGNGKKAALLEGDLQDYPGMYLTPGTTGHNLHGVFAPYPTKEELSNINYVVDERADYIAKTKGIHTFPWRVVVISTEDKQLANNDMMRRLAEPSKIADLSWIKPGKVAWDWWNDWNISHVNFKAGINVPTYKYYIDFAAANKLEYIIIDEGWSDDHDLTKTKLDIQQIVDYGKQKGVGVILWSTWYAITRDADGLFAKFAQMGVKGFKIDFIDRDDQKMVSSLYDLAEKAAKNHLLVDYHGMYKPSGLMTTWPNVINCEGVKGMENEKWGVKDHPGYDVSIPFIRMMAGPMDYTPGAMRNATKESIRPINSNPMAQGTRCHQLAMYTIFEAPLQMLSDNPTAYMKEQESTDFIAKVPTVFDETVALDGKVGEFVSIARRKGTTWYAGSMSNWTARETSIDLSFLGDGTYKATIFEDGINADRDATDYVKKEITVTSKDKLKVQLASGGGWAARFEKQ; encoded by the coding sequence ATGAAACTGCGCGCCCTGCTATCGCTTTGTTTATTTTTTGCCTGCACAATTGCCCTTGCACAAAACACAAAGGTTTATCATGTAAAATCGCCTGACGGGAAAATTGACCTGATGGTCTCGGTCGGAAAAACCATCGAATGGTCGGTAAAGCACGAGGATACCGAAGTAATATTGCCTTCGGAGGTATCGCTTACCCTGGGCGACGGTATGGTTTTCGGCGATGATGTGAAAGTGAAGGATGCAAAGCCATCGTCCGGTAACCAGGTTATTAATACCCCCCTGTATAAAAAAGATAAAATTACTGACAACTATAACCAGCTGACGTTAACCTTCAGAAATGATTATGGGATGATCTTCAGGGCCTATGACGACGGCGCTGCCTATCGTTTCTTTACTTCAAAAGCTTACGAGATAACCATAGCGAACGAGGAGGCTAATTTTAATTTTAAAGATGATGACAAAGCCTACCTTCCTTTTGTGAACGATTATCGTCACCACGATAAATTCAACACTTCATTCGAGGCCCTGTATGATAGGCTGAACATTTCGGCGATAAAAAAAGATACGCTTGCATTTATGCCGGTACTGGTTGACCTGGGTAATGGTAAAAAAGCGGCGTTACTGGAGGGCGACCTGCAGGATTACCCGGGCATGTACCTGACGCCGGGCACTACCGGCCATAACCTGCATGGGGTATTTGCACCTTACCCGACAAAGGAAGAGTTGAGCAATATTAATTACGTAGTGGACGAGCGCGCCGATTATATCGCCAAAACAAAGGGTATCCACACCTTCCCGTGGCGGGTGGTGGTCATCAGTACGGAGGATAAACAATTAGCGAATAACGACATGATGCGCAGGCTGGCCGAACCTTCGAAAATTGCCGACCTGTCGTGGATAAAACCGGGCAAGGTTGCCTGGGACTGGTGGAACGACTGGAACATATCGCACGTTAATTTTAAGGCCGGTATTAATGTGCCTACTTACAAATATTACATTGATTTTGCGGCAGCAAATAAACTGGAATATATCATTATCGATGAAGGCTGGTCGGACGACCACGACCTGACCAAAACCAAGCTGGATATACAACAGATAGTGGATTATGGCAAACAAAAGGGCGTGGGCGTTATTTTATGGTCGACCTGGTATGCCATTACCCGCGACGCTGACGGCTTGTTTGCCAAATTTGCGCAAATGGGCGTAAAAGGGTTCAAGATAGATTTCATTGACCGCGATGACCAGAAAATGGTGAGTTCACTTTATGATCTTGCTGAAAAAGCTGCAAAAAATCATTTGCTGGTCGATTACCATGGCATGTACAAGCCATCGGGGCTGATGACCACCTGGCCCAACGTGATCAATTGCGAAGGTGTTAAAGGCATGGAGAACGAGAAATGGGGTGTTAAGGACCACCCGGGCTACGACGTAAGCATACCCTTTATACGCATGATGGCCGGGCCAATGGACTATACCCCCGGTGCAATGCGCAATGCTACCAAAGAATCTATCCGCCCCATAAACAGCAACCCGATGGCGCAGGGTACGCGCTGCCACCAGCTTGCCATGTATACCATATTTGAAGCGCCCCTGCAAATGCTGTCTGACAATCCTACGGCCTACATGAAGGAGCAGGAAAGCACCGATTTTATTGCAAAGGTCCCTACGGTGTTCGATGAGACCGTGGCGCTGGATGGCAAGGTTGGCGAATTCGTCAGCATCGCGCGGCGTAAGGGTACAACCTGGTATGCCGGCTCGATGAGCAACTGGACAGCACGGGAAACCAGCATCGATCTTTCCTTTTTAGGCGATGGCACTTATAAGGCGACCATATTTGAAGATGGCATCAATGCCGACCGCGATGCGACGGATTATGTGAAGAAGGAAATTACAGTAACTTCAAAAGATAAGCTGAAAGTTCAGTTAGCCTCGGGCGGTGGCTGGGCAGCGAGGTTTGAAAAACAGTAG
- the metF gene encoding methylenetetrahydrofolate reductase [NAD(P)H], which translates to MKITEHINAAKGKTLFSFELLPPIKGNSIQSIYNAIDPLMEFNPPFIDVTYHREDYIYKQHENGLLEKVSYRKRPGTVAICAAIMNKYKVDAVPHLICGGFTREETENALIDLQFLGIDNVLVLRGDARMADSGFIPTPGGHSYATDLLQQVVNMNSGKYLYEDHEVVNADFCIGVAGYPEKHFEAPNLKTDFRYLKQKIDMGANFIVTQMFFDNNKYKEFVTLCRESGINVPIIPGLKPITSSKQLISLPKIFHIDIPEDLSDLIHNCKSEKEVREAGIEWMIDQCKELVEFGAPVLHFYTMSNPGPTRKIAEAIF; encoded by the coding sequence ATGAAAATAACCGAGCATATTAACGCTGCCAAAGGCAAAACACTTTTCTCGTTCGAGCTGCTGCCGCCGATAAAAGGCAACAGTATCCAAAGCATCTATAATGCTATAGACCCGCTGATGGAGTTTAACCCGCCGTTTATTGATGTTACCTATCATCGCGAGGATTATATATATAAGCAGCATGAGAATGGTTTGTTAGAGAAAGTATCTTACCGTAAACGCCCGGGCACGGTAGCCATCTGCGCGGCCATTATGAACAAGTACAAGGTTGACGCTGTGCCGCATCTTATTTGCGGTGGCTTCACGAGGGAGGAGACCGAGAACGCGCTGATAGACCTGCAGTTTTTGGGTATAGATAATGTACTGGTTTTGCGAGGCGACGCCCGTATGGCCGATTCGGGTTTTATCCCGACTCCGGGCGGTCATTCATACGCTACCGACCTGCTGCAGCAAGTTGTGAACATGAACAGCGGTAAATATCTTTATGAGGATCATGAAGTGGTCAATGCCGATTTCTGCATTGGTGTGGCAGGTTATCCTGAAAAGCATTTCGAGGCCCCGAATCTTAAAACCGACTTTCGCTATTTAAAACAAAAAATAGACATGGGCGCCAATTTTATTGTTACCCAAATGTTTTTTGATAACAACAAATACAAGGAATTCGTGACACTCTGCCGCGAGAGCGGTATCAATGTGCCTATCATACCGGGCCTGAAGCCGATCACCTCGTCAAAGCAACTGATCAGCCTGCCAAAAATATTTCACATCGATATACCGGAGGATCTGAGCGACCTTATTCACAACTGCAAATCGGAAAAAGAAGTAAGGGAAGCGGGCATCGAGTGGATGATCGATCAATGTAAAGAGTTGGTTGAATTTGGCGCCCCGGTGCTCCATTTCTATACGATGAGTAACCCCGGCCCGACAAGAAAAATTGCAGAAGCGATATTTTAA
- a CDS encoding four helix bundle protein has product MTGSFRELKVYQLAFQGARDVRILTFKFPKEETYSLVDQIRRSSRSVCINIGEGYRKRIYPKHFASKMTDADGEATETSIWLDFALDCEYINQNEHATLQAKYNEIGRMLNSMALNPEKFTPKNQTATATTTATKK; this is encoded by the coding sequence ATGACAGGAAGTTTTAGGGAACTTAAAGTTTATCAGTTGGCTTTTCAAGGAGCCCGCGACGTGCGAATACTTACATTTAAGTTTCCCAAAGAGGAAACATATTCGTTGGTCGACCAAATCAGAAGGTCTTCAAGATCTGTGTGTATCAATATTGGTGAAGGCTACCGTAAAAGAATTTATCCCAAACATTTTGCTTCAAAAATGACAGATGCAGATGGGGAAGCTACCGAAACATCTATCTGGCTCGATTTCGCATTGGATTGTGAGTATATCAACCAAAACGAGCATGCCACACTACAAGCAAAATATAATGAAATAGGTCGTATGCTAAATTCAATGGCCTTAAATCCTGAAAAATTCACACCTAAAAATCAAACTGCTACTGCTACTACCACTGCTACTAAAAAATGA
- a CDS encoding Lrp/AsnC ligand binding domain-containing protein, which translates to MSHRKAQNLEIDNLDIQILSILMKNATTPYTEIAKELIVSGGTIHVRMKKLEEMGVIKGASLEVDPQKLGYDITAFLGIYLEKGSQYHEAVKQLKAVKEIVELHYTTGSYSIFAKIVCHDTNHLREVLNEHIQSVKGIQRTETFISLEESIRRQITLE; encoded by the coding sequence ATGTCCCACAGAAAAGCTCAAAATTTAGAAATTGATAATCTCGACATCCAGATTTTGTCGATTTTAATGAAAAATGCGACCACTCCGTACACCGAAATTGCCAAGGAATTGATAGTTTCTGGCGGAACGATACACGTTCGCATGAAAAAATTAGAAGAAATGGGTGTCATCAAAGGTGCGAGCCTGGAGGTGGATCCACAGAAGCTGGGATACGATATTACCGCGTTTTTGGGCATTTATTTAGAAAAAGGATCGCAGTACCACGAGGCTGTGAAACAGCTTAAAGCAGTCAAGGAAATTGTCGAACTTCATTACACAACCGGCAGCTACAGCATTTTCGCAAAAATAGTATGTCATGACACTAACCACCTGCGCGAAGTGCTGAACGAGCATATCCAGAGCGTGAAGGGCATCCAGCGTACCGAAACCTTTATATCACTGGAGGAAAGCATTCGCAGGCAGATAACTTTGGAATAA
- a CDS encoding AI-2E family transporter, translating into MGIKIKDQPFYIQSTAVLFGLILLVYVMAQLADILIPLAFAAFLSILLNPLCNWFEKHKIPKGWSILLSMLIAVAVVTGVFYFLSTQIIQFGDALPALEKKFASITLNLKEWVFANFNITIAKQDQMIKEALRNSQGMVGKTLNGLLGTLSIIFLLPVYIFFMLLYKTLILNFIYEVFAEENSKKVSEVLKETKGAIQSYIMGLLIETTIVAILNSSALILLGVKYGVLIGCIGALLNLIPYLGGIIAIALPVLMATVTKDGFSTQVGVIVAYIVIQFIDNNILVPRIVSSKVQINALMSIIVVLLGNQLWGIPGMFLSIPFVAVLKIIFDRIDELKPWGKLLGDNIPTVRITERLKNTRRRKAILPE; encoded by the coding sequence ATGGGAATAAAAATTAAGGACCAGCCCTTTTATATTCAAAGTACTGCCGTGCTCTTTGGGCTAATCCTGTTGGTTTATGTAATGGCCCAACTTGCTGATATACTGATTCCGCTGGCGTTTGCTGCTTTTTTATCTATCCTGTTGAATCCGCTTTGCAATTGGTTCGAAAAACATAAGATACCGAAAGGATGGTCTATTTTGTTATCAATGCTTATCGCCGTTGCCGTTGTAACTGGGGTATTTTATTTTTTATCCACGCAAATTATTCAATTTGGAGACGCATTGCCTGCTTTGGAAAAAAAATTTGCATCAATTACGCTTAATCTGAAAGAGTGGGTATTCGCTAATTTTAATATCACTATCGCAAAACAGGACCAAATGATCAAAGAAGCCTTGCGTAATAGTCAGGGCATGGTAGGGAAAACGCTTAACGGATTATTGGGCACCCTAAGTATTATTTTTTTGCTGCCGGTATATATATTCTTTATGCTTTTATATAAAACATTGATCCTGAATTTTATATATGAAGTATTTGCCGAAGAGAACTCAAAAAAAGTAAGCGAAGTATTAAAAGAGACCAAGGGCGCTATTCAAAGTTATATAATGGGATTACTTATTGAAACCACGATAGTAGCTATACTCAATTCGAGTGCATTGATCTTATTGGGTGTAAAATACGGCGTACTGATAGGTTGTATAGGTGCGTTATTAAATCTGATACCTTACCTGGGCGGGATAATTGCTATTGCACTGCCTGTATTAATGGCTACGGTTACCAAAGATGGTTTCTCCACACAGGTCGGTGTAATAGTTGCTTATATTGTCATTCAGTTTATCGATAATAACATATTGGTTCCGCGTATTGTCTCATCAAAGGTGCAGATCAACGCTCTGATGTCAATAATTGTGGTGTTACTTGGAAACCAGTTGTGGGGTATACCAGGCATGTTTTTATCGATACCTTTTGTGGCTGTTTTGAAGATTATATTTGATCGTATAGACGAGCTTAAACCCTGGGGGAAATTACTTGGCGACAATATACCGACCGTGCGCATAACCGAAAGATTAAAAAACACGAGGAGAAGAAAAGCTATTTTGCCCGAATAA
- a CDS encoding Tex family protein, producing the protein MTSHYKKIATELSITEKQVSTTAALLDEGATVPFISRYRKEMTGSLDEVRVAAIRDRVLQLRELDKRRDAILKSLTEMGKLTPELEKLVNEAETMVALEDIYLPYRPKRKTRAIAAREKGLQPLADLILAQTRIDPEEEAAKFIDEEKGVASAEEALAGARDIIAEYISEHAETRAKMRQLFLTKGTFQSKVITGKEEAGIKYKDYFDWSEPVKTAPSHRVLAMRRGEKEEILWLDIQPPEDDAISLLEQQFVTAYNAASQQVKLAITDGYKRLLKPSMETEIRLFTKKSADEEAIRVFAENARQLLMSAPLGQKRIMAIDPGFRTGCKVVCLDEQGKLLEYTAIFPHTGAGNAKEAEKTTRHIFEKYNIEAIAIGNGTAGRETELFVRHLNLPGATIVMVNESGASIYSASEAAREEFPDKDVTVRGAVSIGRRLMDPLAELVKIDPKSIGVGQYQHDVDQNKLQTSLDDTVISCVNAVGVELNTASKQILAYVSGLGPQLAQNIVDHRNANGAFKRRDQLKKVARLGDKAFEQAAGFLRINGAENPLDASAVHPERYALVEQMAKDIKCSVKDLMSDSQLRKSIPLQKYVSETVGLPTLNDIMAELAKPGRDPREQFEAFSFTEGVNEIGDLKIGMKLPGIVTNITNFGAFVDIGVHQDGLVHLSQITNRFIKDPNEVLKVHQNVEVTVTEVDVNRKRISLSMKANEPRQQPQQRPQYKPVHNQPKRQQEQPETDMALKLAALKGKFK; encoded by the coding sequence ATGACCAGTCATTATAAAAAAATAGCCACTGAGCTCTCCATCACCGAAAAGCAGGTAAGCACCACGGCTGCGTTGCTGGACGAAGGTGCAACCGTCCCTTTTATTTCCCGCTACCGAAAGGAAATGACCGGCAGTTTGGATGAAGTTCGGGTGGCTGCCATCCGCGACCGGGTGCTGCAGTTGCGTGAACTGGATAAACGCCGCGATGCAATCCTGAAATCGCTGACCGAAATGGGTAAACTAACGCCCGAGCTCGAAAAGCTGGTGAATGAGGCGGAAACAATGGTGGCTTTAGAAGATATTTATCTTCCCTATCGACCCAAGCGAAAAACACGCGCAATTGCCGCCCGGGAAAAAGGTTTGCAGCCTTTGGCCGATCTGATATTAGCGCAAACCAGGATAGACCCGGAAGAAGAGGCGGCTAAATTTATTGATGAGGAAAAAGGCGTTGCATCGGCGGAGGAAGCTTTAGCTGGTGCGCGGGATATTATTGCCGAATACATAAGCGAACATGCCGAAACCCGCGCCAAAATGCGGCAGCTATTTTTAACGAAAGGCACTTTTCAATCAAAAGTGATAACAGGCAAGGAAGAAGCCGGGATAAAATATAAAGACTATTTCGACTGGTCGGAGCCGGTGAAAACGGCCCCTTCGCACCGGGTGCTGGCTATGCGCCGGGGCGAAAAGGAAGAGATACTCTGGCTGGATATCCAGCCGCCAGAGGATGATGCCATCAGCCTGCTGGAGCAGCAATTTGTCACGGCTTATAATGCGGCCTCGCAGCAGGTAAAGCTGGCGATAACCGACGGTTATAAACGCCTGCTTAAACCATCGATGGAAACGGAGATACGCTTGTTCACCAAGAAAAGCGCAGATGAAGAGGCGATACGGGTGTTCGCAGAGAATGCGCGGCAGTTGCTGATGTCGGCGCCACTGGGGCAGAAAAGGATCATGGCCATTGACCCGGGTTTCCGTACCGGCTGCAAAGTGGTATGCCTTGATGAGCAGGGTAAACTGCTGGAGTACACAGCCATATTCCCGCACACCGGCGCCGGCAATGCAAAGGAGGCTGAGAAAACAACCCGGCATATTTTCGAAAAATATAACATAGAAGCCATCGCCATTGGCAATGGCACGGCCGGAAGGGAAACCGAACTTTTTGTGCGCCATTTGAATTTGCCAGGCGCGACTATCGTAATGGTGAACGAAAGCGGGGCGTCCATTTATTCAGCATCAGAAGCGGCAAGGGAGGAGTTCCCCGACAAGGATGTGACCGTACGCGGCGCAGTCTCTATCGGCCGCCGGTTAATGGACCCCCTGGCTGAACTGGTAAAGATCGACCCGAAATCCATTGGCGTGGGACAATACCAGCACGATGTGGACCAGAACAAACTGCAAACCTCACTGGATGATACTGTTATCAGCTGCGTAAATGCGGTGGGAGTGGAGCTGAACACGGCATCGAAACAGATACTGGCCTACGTTTCGGGCCTGGGGCCGCAATTAGCGCAAAATATTGTCGACCACCGGAACGCCAATGGCGCCTTTAAACGCCGCGATCAACTAAAGAAAGTCGCACGTTTAGGCGATAAAGCTTTTGAGCAGGCGGCAGGTTTCCTCCGCATCAACGGGGCCGAAAACCCGTTGGATGCAAGTGCGGTTCACCCTGAGCGATATGCTTTGGTGGAGCAAATGGCGAAAGATATCAAATGTTCGGTAAAGGACCTGATGAGCGATAGCCAGCTTCGTAAAAGCATCCCGCTGCAAAAATATGTAAGCGAAACTGTGGGTTTACCTACACTGAATGATATTATGGCCGAACTGGCCAAACCCGGTCGCGACCCGCGCGAACAGTTTGAGGCATTCAGTTTTACGGAAGGGGTTAACGAGATAGGTGACCTGAAGATTGGCATGAAACTGCCGGGGATCGTAACCAATATCACCAATTTTGGCGCTTTTGTGGATATTGGCGTTCACCAGGATGGGCTGGTGCACTTGAGCCAGATCACTAACCGTTTTATTAAGGACCCGAACGAGGTTCTCAAAGTTCATCAAAACGTTGAAGTGACTGTAACCGAAGTGGATGTTAATCGAAAACGGATATCCTTATCCATGAAAGCTAATGAACCACGTCAGCAACCACAACAAAGGCCGCAGTATAAACCTGTTCATAATCAGCCTAAAAGACAGCAGGAACAACCGGAGACGGATATGGCTTTAAAGCTGGCTGCCCTGAAGGGGAAATTCAAGTAG